A single region of the Leclercia sp. AS011 genome encodes:
- a CDS encoding XTP/dITP diphosphatase produces the protein MQKVVLATGNAGKVRELASLLNDFGLEVVAQTELGVDSAEETGLTFIENAILKARHAAQITGLPAIADDSGLTVDVLGGAPGIYSARYSGVDASDQQNLEKLLDALKDVPDEQRQAQFHCVLVYMRHAEDPTPIVCHGSWPGVIARESAGSGGFGYDPIFFVPTEGKTAAELTREEKSAISHRGRALKLLLEALRNG, from the coding sequence ATGCAAAAAGTTGTTCTCGCTACCGGTAATGCCGGTAAAGTGCGCGAGCTGGCCTCGCTGTTAAATGATTTCGGTCTGGAGGTGGTCGCACAGACCGAGCTGGGCGTGGACTCTGCCGAAGAGACCGGCCTGACCTTTATCGAAAATGCCATTCTGAAGGCGCGTCATGCCGCGCAGATCACCGGTCTGCCGGCGATTGCCGACGACTCCGGTCTGACGGTGGACGTGCTGGGCGGCGCGCCGGGGATCTACTCCGCCCGCTATTCCGGCGTTGATGCCAGCGACCAGCAGAACCTCGAAAAGCTGCTGGACGCGCTCAAGGATGTACCGGATGAGCAGCGCCAGGCGCAGTTCCACTGCGTGCTGGTCTATATGCGCCATGCCGAAGATCCCACGCCGATTGTCTGCCACGGCAGCTGGCCGGGCGTCATCGCCCGCGAATCAGCCGGTAGCGGCGGCTTTGGCTACGATCCGATTTTCTTTGTCCCGACCGAGGGCAAAACCGCCGCGGAGCTGACCCGCGAAGAGAAAAGCGCGATTTCCCACCGTGGGCGCGCACTGAAACTGTTACTGGAAGCGTTACGTAATGGCTAA
- the yggU gene encoding DUF167 family protein YggU: protein MSAVSTCADGLVLRLYIQPKASRDTIIGLHGDEVKVAITAPPVDGQANAHLVKFLAKQFRVAKSQVLIEKGELGRHKQVKILNPQQIPTDVAALIQQD, encoded by the coding sequence ATGAGTGCTGTCAGCACCTGCGCCGACGGGCTGGTTTTACGGCTGTATATTCAGCCGAAAGCCAGCCGCGACACCATTATTGGGCTGCATGGCGACGAAGTAAAAGTCGCCATCACCGCCCCTCCTGTAGATGGCCAGGCCAATGCCCATCTGGTGAAGTTTCTGGCAAAACAGTTTCGCGTCGCGAAGAGCCAGGTGCTGATCGAGAAGGGTGAACTGGGCCGTCACAAGCAGGTCAAAATTCTTAATCCGCAACAAATCCCGACGGACGTCGCGGCACTGATACAACAGGATTAG
- a CDS encoding YggT family protein, translated as MKTLTFLLSTVIELYTMVLLLRVWMQWARCDFYNPFSQFVVKVTQPIIGPLRRVIPPMGPIDSASLLVALILCVVKAIVLFMVITFQPIIWIAAVLILIKTIGLLIFWVLLLMAIMSWVSQGRSPVEYSLIQLADPLLRPIRNLLPAMGGIDFSPMILVLLLYVINMGIAELLQSTGNILLPGLWMAL; from the coding sequence ATGAAGACGTTGACCTTCCTGCTCTCAACGGTCATTGAACTGTATACGATGGTGCTTTTGTTACGCGTCTGGATGCAGTGGGCCCGTTGTGATTTTTATAACCCCTTCTCACAGTTTGTCGTCAAAGTGACCCAGCCTATCATCGGGCCGCTGCGCCGGGTGATCCCGCCGATGGGCCCGATTGACAGCGCCTCGCTGCTGGTGGCGCTGATCCTGTGCGTGGTGAAAGCGATCGTGCTGTTTATGGTCATCACCTTCCAGCCGATCATCTGGATCGCGGCGGTGTTGATCCTGATTAAAACGATCGGCCTGCTGATCTTCTGGGTGCTGCTGCTGATGGCGATCATGAGCTGGGTGAGCCAGGGTCGTAGCCCGGTGGAATATTCCCTGATTCAGCTTGCCGACCCGCTGCTGCGTCCGATTCGTAATCTGCTGCCAGCCATGGGCGGGATCGACTTCTCCCCGATGATCCTCGTGCTGCTGCTGTACGTGATCAACATGGGTATTGCTGAACTGCTGCAGTCCACGGGCAACATCCTGCTGCCGGGGCTGTGGATGGCGTTATGA
- a CDS encoding YggS family pyridoxal phosphate-dependent enzyme encodes MNDIAHNLAQVRDKISAAATGCGRASEEVSLLAVSKTKPASAIAEAIAAGQRMFGENYVQEGVEKIRHFREKGTADLQWHFIGPLQSNKSRLVAEHFDWCHTVDRLRIATRLSEQRPAEMPPLNVLIQINISDENSKSGIALEELDHLADQVAVLPGLRLRGLMAIPAPEADYDRQFAVARQMAVAFEALKTRFPTVDTLSLGMTDDMAAAIAAGSTMVRIGTAIFGARDYTQ; translated from the coding sequence ATGAACGACATTGCGCATAACCTGGCACAGGTCAGGGACAAAATCTCAGCCGCGGCAACAGGTTGCGGCCGTGCTTCAGAAGAAGTTTCGTTGCTTGCAGTCAGTAAAACCAAGCCTGCGAGCGCCATCGCAGAAGCGATTGCCGCAGGCCAGCGCATGTTCGGTGAAAACTACGTGCAGGAAGGGGTGGAAAAAATCCGCCATTTCCGGGAAAAAGGCACCGCGGATCTGCAGTGGCACTTTATCGGGCCATTACAGTCGAACAAAAGCCGGCTGGTGGCGGAGCATTTCGACTGGTGTCATACCGTCGACCGGCTGCGCATCGCGACGCGTCTGAGCGAGCAACGCCCGGCAGAGATGCCGCCGCTTAACGTGCTGATTCAAATCAATATCAGCGACGAAAACAGCAAGTCAGGTATTGCTCTGGAGGAACTGGATCACCTGGCAGATCAGGTGGCGGTACTGCCTGGCCTCAGGCTTCGCGGGTTAATGGCGATCCCGGCCCCGGAGGCAGATTACGACAGGCAGTTTGCCGTCGCACGGCAAATGGCTGTAGCATTTGAGGCGCTTAAAACACGCTTCCCAACGGTCGACACGCTTTCACTGGGCATGACGGACGATATGGCTGCCGCGATTGCGGCTGGCAGCACCATGGTGCGCATCGGCACAGCAATTTTCGGTGCGCGCGATTACACCCAATAA
- a CDS encoding type IV pilus twitching motility protein PilT, translating to MDMEEIVALSVKHNVSDLHLCSNAPPRWRRRGKMEFAPFPGPDVVMLLKSWLSDEQQGAWCAQGQVDFAVALEHHRLRASAFAHTQGCSLALRLLPERCPQLRTLGTPRAIPELLTSDNGLILVTGATGSGKSTTLAAMVDFLNHHSDGHILTLEDPVEFIHQSKRCLVQQREIGLHCPSFADALRAALREDPDVILLGELRDSETIRLALTAAETGHLVLATLHTRGAAQAIERLVDAFPAEEKEPVRKQLAGSLRAVLAQKLERDNQQGRVALFELLVNTPAAANLIREGKTYQLPGVIQTGLQAGMLNFDQSRAERRAQGRL from the coding sequence ATGGATATGGAAGAAATTGTGGCCCTTAGTGTAAAGCATAACGTGTCGGATCTACACCTGTGCAGTAACGCACCACCGCGCTGGCGACGGCGAGGGAAAATGGAATTCGCCCCTTTCCCCGGGCCGGATGTGGTGATGCTGCTTAAAAGCTGGCTCAGCGACGAGCAGCAGGGGGCATGGTGCGCCCAGGGGCAGGTCGATTTTGCTGTCGCCCTTGAGCACCACCGACTGCGGGCCAGCGCCTTCGCCCATACCCAGGGGTGCTCGCTGGCGCTGCGGCTGCTGCCGGAACGGTGCCCGCAGCTGCGCACGCTGGGCACGCCGCGGGCAATCCCCGAGCTGCTGACCAGCGATAACGGCCTGATTCTGGTGACCGGGGCCACCGGCAGCGGCAAGTCCACCACGCTTGCGGCGATGGTCGACTTTCTCAATCACCACAGCGACGGGCATATCCTGACTCTGGAGGATCCGGTGGAGTTCATCCATCAGAGTAAGCGTTGTCTGGTGCAGCAGCGGGAGATCGGCCTGCACTGTCCCTCTTTTGCCGATGCGCTGCGGGCGGCGTTGCGTGAAGATCCGGATGTGATCCTGTTAGGCGAACTGCGCGACAGCGAAACGATCCGCCTTGCACTCACCGCCGCAGAGACCGGACATCTGGTGCTGGCGACCCTGCATACCCGGGGGGCCGCTCAGGCGATAGAGCGGCTGGTGGATGCTTTCCCCGCCGAGGAGAAAGAGCCGGTACGCAAGCAGCTGGCCGGTAGCCTGCGCGCGGTGCTGGCGCAAAAGCTCGAAAGGGATAACCAGCAGGGGCGCGTCGCACTGTTTGAGCTGCTGGTGAATACCCCTGCGGCGGCCAATTTGATCCGTGAAGGCAAAACTTATCAACTGCCCGGGGTGATCCAGACCGGGCTGCAGGCAGGAATGCTAAACTTCGATCAGAGCCGGGCCGAGCGCAGGGCACAGGGACGGCTTTGA
- a CDS encoding IclR family transcriptional regulator: MSSQPNQSLIDGIRCLQYLVSSGRAIGCRELARLMGINTTRVNRLLMTMASIGLTMQDDHRRYLPGPGIHALAAQSIRGSELFSRALPRLERDAPRDIVVALGVLWEDQVIYIWHAVPGSQASQALAGFHMLPAWQSVIGMSLLASETDEALMPRFTPEQWQNLAPHVAQQRQQGHVVWHHDDGEVSMAIPVGVHHAALAFAGMWNVDDEHVRTRLAELTALNATLLEE, translated from the coding sequence ATGTCATCACAACCGAACCAAAGTCTTATCGACGGCATTCGCTGTCTGCAATATCTGGTTTCCAGCGGCCGCGCTATCGGCTGCCGGGAACTTGCGCGGCTGATGGGGATTAACACCACCCGTGTTAACCGTTTGCTGATGACCATGGCCTCCATTGGCCTGACCATGCAGGACGATCACCGGCGCTACCTGCCGGGCCCCGGTATTCACGCGCTGGCGGCCCAGTCAATCCGTGGCTCCGAGCTGTTCTCCCGGGCCTTGCCGCGTCTGGAGCGCGATGCGCCACGCGATATCGTGGTGGCGCTGGGCGTGCTGTGGGAGGATCAGGTGATCTATATCTGGCACGCCGTACCCGGAAGCCAGGCCAGCCAGGCGCTGGCCGGTTTCCATATGCTGCCTGCCTGGCAATCGGTGATTGGCATGTCGCTGCTGGCGAGTGAGACGGACGAGGCGCTAATGCCACGCTTTACGCCCGAGCAGTGGCAAAACCTCGCCCCGCACGTGGCGCAGCAGCGTCAGCAGGGGCATGTGGTCTGGCATCATGATGACGGCGAAGTGTCGATGGCGATCCCCGTGGGCGTGCATCATGCCGCGCTGGCCTTTGCCGGGATGTGGAATGTTGACGATGAGCACGTCCGCACGCGTCTGGCTGAACTGACGGCGCTTAACGCCACGCTGCTGGAAGAGTAA
- the ruvX gene encoding Holliday junction resolvase RuvX → MSGTLLAFDFGTKSIGVAIGQRITGTARPLTALKAQNGTPDWNLIERLLKEWQPDEVIVGLPLNMDGTEQPLTARARNFANKIHGRFGVAIKLHDERLSTVEARAGLFEHGGFRALNKGSVDSASAVIILESFFEQGY, encoded by the coding sequence ATGAGCGGCACGCTTCTCGCATTTGATTTCGGCACCAAAAGTATCGGCGTGGCGATCGGCCAGCGCATCACCGGCACCGCCCGCCCGCTGACGGCGCTGAAAGCGCAAAACGGCACTCCGGACTGGAACCTGATTGAACGGTTGCTGAAAGAGTGGCAGCCGGATGAAGTCATTGTCGGCCTGCCGCTGAATATGGATGGCACCGAACAGCCACTCACGGCCCGCGCGCGCAATTTTGCTAATAAAATTCATGGCCGTTTTGGCGTGGCGATCAAGCTGCACGATGAACGACTGAGCACGGTAGAAGCCCGGGCCGGTCTGTTTGAGCACGGCGGTTTTCGCGCGCTCAACAAAGGCAGCGTTGATTCCGCCTCGGCGGTGATTATCCTCGAAAGTTTCTTCGAGCAGGGTTACTGA
- a CDS encoding YqgE/AlgH family protein has translation MNLQHHFLIAMPALQDPIFRRAVVYICEYSEDGAMGIIINKPLENLSVEGILEKLKISQDERVPEIRLDRPVMLGGPLAEDRGFILHTPPGFSSSIRISDNTVITTSRDVLETLGTENQPADVLVALGYSSWEKGQLEQEILDNAWLTAPADLNILFKTPIADRWRDAAKLIGIDIHTMPGVAGHA, from the coding sequence ATGAATTTACAGCATCACTTTCTGATTGCCATGCCTGCTCTCCAGGATCCAATTTTCCGTCGTGCGGTCGTTTACATCTGCGAGTACAGCGAGGATGGCGCGATGGGTATCATCATCAATAAACCGCTGGAAAATCTGTCCGTTGAAGGCATTCTGGAAAAATTAAAAATTTCCCAGGACGAACGTGTTCCTGAAATTCGTCTCGACAGACCGGTGATGCTGGGTGGCCCGCTGGCGGAAGATCGCGGGTTTATTCTCCATACGCCGCCAGGTTTTTCCTCCAGTATCCGTATCTCTGACAACACCGTGATCACCACTTCCCGCGACGTGCTGGAAACGCTGGGCACAGAAAATCAGCCTGCCGATGTGCTGGTGGCGCTGGGCTATTCCTCGTGGGAAAAAGGTCAGCTTGAGCAGGAGATTCTGGATAACGCCTGGCTGACGGCCCCGGCAGATTTAAACATCCTGTTTAAAACCCCTATCGCCGATCGCTGGCGTGATGCGGCAAAGCTGATTGGCATTGATATCCACACTATGCCTGGCGTAGCGGGGCATGCCTGA
- the gshB gene encoding glutathione synthase, producing the protein MIKLGIVMDPITSINIKKDSSFAMLLEAQRRGYQLHYMEMSDLYLINGEARARTRIVNVEQNYDKWYEFGSEQDLPLAELDVILMRKDPPFDTEYIYCTYILERAEEKGTLIVNKPQSLRDCNEKLYTAWFSDLTPETLVTRSKAQLKAFWQKHGDIILKPLDGMGGASIFRVKEGDPNLGVIAETLTEHGSRYCMAQNYIPAIVDGDKRVLVVDGEPVPYCLARIPQGGETRGNLAAGGRGEPRPLTESDWEIARRVGPMLKAKGLIFVGLDIIGDRLTEVNVTSPTCIREIEAAFPVSITGMLMDAIEKRLKQ; encoded by the coding sequence ATGATTAAGCTCGGCATCGTGATGGATCCCATCACAAGCATCAATATCAAGAAAGATTCCAGCTTCGCTATGCTGCTGGAAGCGCAACGTCGCGGCTATCAGCTCCACTATATGGAGATGAGCGACCTGTATCTGATTAACGGCGAGGCCCGTGCGCGCACCCGCATCGTCAACGTCGAGCAGAATTACGATAAATGGTACGAATTCGGTTCCGAGCAGGATCTGCCCCTGGCCGAACTCGACGTCATCCTGATGCGTAAAGACCCGCCGTTCGACACCGAATACATCTACTGCACCTATATCCTTGAGCGCGCAGAAGAGAAAGGGACGCTGATCGTCAACAAACCGCAGAGCCTGCGCGACTGCAACGAGAAGCTCTACACCGCCTGGTTCTCCGACCTGACGCCAGAGACGCTGGTGACCCGCAGCAAAGCGCAGCTGAAAGCCTTCTGGCAGAAACACGGCGATATCATCCTGAAGCCGCTGGACGGCATGGGCGGCGCGTCTATCTTCCGCGTGAAAGAGGGCGATCCTAACCTCGGCGTGATCGCCGAAACCCTGACCGAGCATGGCTCCCGCTACTGCATGGCGCAGAACTATATCCCGGCCATTGTCGACGGCGACAAGCGCGTGCTGGTGGTGGATGGTGAGCCGGTGCCGTACTGTCTGGCGCGTATTCCGCAGGGCGGCGAAACCCGTGGTAACCTGGCGGCCGGTGGTCGTGGCGAACCGCGTCCGCTCACCGAAAGCGACTGGGAAATTGCCCGCCGCGTCGGCCCGATGTTAAAAGCCAAAGGGCTGATCTTCGTTGGCCTCGACATCATCGGCGATCGCCTGACGGAAGTGAACGTCACCAGCCCGACCTGCATTCGTGAAATCGAAGCCGCGTTCCCGGTCTCCATTACCGGCATGCTGATGGATGCGATCGAAAAACGTCTGAAGCAGTAA
- the rsmE gene encoding 16S rRNA (uracil(1498)-N(3))-methyltransferase, whose amino-acid sequence MRVPRIYHPEPIATGSEFALSEEAANHVGRVLRMGAGQAIQLFDGSNQVFDAQITRADKKSVQVSIVRGEIDDRESPLHIHLGQVMSRGEKMEFTIQKSIELGVSLITPLFSERCGVKLDAERLNKKLQQWQKIAIAACEQCGRNRVPEIRPAMDLEAWCAEEEQGLKLNLHPRASASINTLPLPVERVRLLIGPEGGLSADEIAMTARYQFTDILLGPRVLRTETTALTAITALQVRFGDLG is encoded by the coding sequence ATGCGCGTTCCCCGTATTTACCACCCTGAACCGATCGCCACAGGCAGCGAGTTTGCCCTCTCTGAAGAGGCCGCCAACCACGTTGGCCGCGTGCTGCGCATGGGCGCAGGTCAGGCGATTCAGCTGTTTGATGGCTCAAACCAGGTGTTTGACGCACAAATCACCCGCGCCGATAAAAAAAGCGTGCAGGTGAGTATTGTGCGTGGCGAAATCGACGATCGTGAATCGCCGCTGCATATCCATTTAGGCCAGGTGATGTCGCGCGGCGAAAAAATGGAATTCACTATCCAGAAATCGATCGAACTGGGTGTAAGCCTCATTACGCCACTTTTTTCTGAGCGCTGCGGCGTTAAACTGGATGCCGAACGTCTGAATAAGAAGCTCCAGCAGTGGCAAAAAATCGCCATTGCCGCCTGTGAACAGTGTGGTCGCAATCGCGTCCCGGAGATCCGCCCGGCTATGGATCTGGAAGCCTGGTGTGCGGAAGAGGAGCAGGGTCTGAAGCTCAACCTGCATCCGCGGGCCAGCGCCAGCATCAACACCCTGCCGCTGCCGGTTGAACGCGTGCGGCTGCTGATTGGCCCGGAAGGGGGTCTGTCGGCGGATGAGATTGCCATGACCGCACGCTACCAGTTTACTGATATTCTGTTGGGACCCCGCGTTCTGCGTACTGAGACCACCGCGCTAACCGCCATCACTGCCCTGCAGGTGCGTTTTGGCGATTTAGGTTGA
- the endA gene encoding deoxyribonuclease I, which produces MSRNFSLAVAFLTTAFSGHALAEGINSFSQAKAAGVKVNADVAGDFYCGCKINWQGKKGVVDLASCGYKVRKNENRASRIEWEHVVPAWQFGHQRQCWQEGGRKNCAKDPVYRQMESDMHNLQPAVGEVNGDRGNFMYSQWNGGEGQYGQCAMKVDFKEKLAEPPARARGSIARTYFYMRDRYDLNLSRQQTQLFNAWDKLYPVTAWECQRDERIAKVQGNHNPYVQRACQAQKS; this is translated from the coding sequence ATGTCCCGTAATTTCTCTCTCGCGGTCGCTTTTCTGACGACGGCGTTCTCAGGCCATGCGCTGGCCGAAGGTATCAACAGTTTCTCTCAGGCAAAAGCCGCAGGCGTGAAGGTCAATGCTGACGTCGCGGGTGATTTTTACTGTGGCTGCAAAATTAACTGGCAGGGCAAAAAAGGGGTCGTCGATCTGGCCTCCTGCGGCTACAAAGTGCGTAAAAATGAGAACCGCGCCAGCCGCATCGAATGGGAACATGTGGTGCCCGCCTGGCAGTTCGGCCACCAGCGCCAGTGCTGGCAGGAGGGTGGGCGTAAAAATTGCGCTAAAGACCCGGTCTATCGCCAGATGGAGAGCGATATGCATAACCTGCAGCCCGCCGTGGGCGAGGTGAATGGCGATCGCGGCAACTTTATGTACAGCCAGTGGAACGGCGGCGAAGGCCAGTACGGTCAGTGCGCCATGAAGGTCGACTTCAAAGAGAAGCTTGCCGAGCCGCCCGCCCGCGCCCGGGGCAGCATCGCCCGCACCTACTTCTATATGCGCGACCGCTATGACCTCAACCTCTCCCGCCAGCAAACCCAGCTGTTTAACGCCTGGGATAAACTTTATCCAGTCACCGCCTGGGAGTGCCAGCGCGACGAGCGCATCGCCAAAGTACAGGGGAATCACAACCCGTACGTCCAGCGCGCTTGCCAGGCGCAAAAGAGCTAA
- a CDS encoding SprT family zinc-dependent metalloprotease, which produces MKTPRLPIALQQAAMRSLRDNLAQANLKLARNYPEPKLVWQQRGTAAGTAWLDAYEIRLNPVLMLENQQAFIDEVIPHELAHLLVWKHFGRVAPHGKEWKWMMEAVLGVPARRTHQFELDSVRRNTFPYRCQCQQHQLTVRRHNRVVRGEATYRCVKCGEPLIAE; this is translated from the coding sequence ATGAAAACACCCCGTCTCCCTATTGCGCTTCAGCAAGCCGCCATGCGCAGCCTGCGTGACAACCTGGCGCAGGCCAATCTGAAGCTCGCCCGGAACTACCCTGAACCCAAACTGGTCTGGCAGCAGCGCGGCACCGCAGCAGGCACCGCCTGGCTGGATGCGTATGAGATCCGCCTTAACCCGGTATTGATGCTGGAAAACCAGCAGGCTTTTATCGACGAAGTGATCCCGCATGAGCTGGCGCACCTGCTGGTGTGGAAGCATTTTGGCCGCGTAGCGCCCCACGGCAAAGAGTGGAAATGGATGATGGAAGCGGTGCTGGGCGTGCCGGCGCGTCGAACGCACCAGTTCGAGCTTGATTCAGTACGACGCAATACATTCCCCTACCGCTGCCAGTGTCAGCAGCACCAGCTCACCGTACGTCGCCATAACCGGGTGGTGCGCGGCGAAGCCACCTACCGCTGCGTGAAGTGCGGCGAACCCCTTATTGCGGAGTAA
- a CDS encoding sugar porter family MFS transporter, whose translation MPDNKKQGRTSNKTMTFFVCFLAALAGLLFGLDIGVIAGALPFITDEFQISSHTQEWVVSSMMFGAAVGAVGSGWLSFKLGRKKSLMIGAILFVAGSLFSAAAPNVEVLIVSRVLLGLAVGVASYTAPLYLSEIAPEKIRGSMISMYQLMITIGILGAYLSDTAFSYSGAWRWMLGVIIIPAILLLIGVFFLPDSPRWFAAKRRFNDAERVLLRLRDTSEEAKRELDEIRESLKVKQSGWALFKDNSNFRRAVFLGVLLQVMQQFTGMNVIMYYAPKIFELAGYSNTTEQMWGTVIVGLTNVLATFIAIGLVDRWGRKPTLTLGFLVMAVGMGVLGTMLHVGIESPTMQYVAVGMLLMFIVGFAMSAGPLIWVLCSEIQPLKGRDFGITCSTATNWIANMIVGATFLTMLDTFGNANTFWVYGGLNLLFIVLTLWLVPETKHVSLEHIERNLMKGRPLREIGAHD comes from the coding sequence ATGCCTGACAATAAAAAACAGGGGCGGACGTCCAATAAGACGATGACTTTCTTCGTCTGCTTCCTCGCAGCACTGGCAGGATTACTTTTTGGTCTGGATATCGGCGTCATTGCCGGGGCCCTGCCCTTCATCACGGATGAATTCCAGATCAGTTCCCACACCCAGGAGTGGGTGGTCAGCTCGATGATGTTCGGTGCAGCGGTCGGCGCGGTCGGCAGCGGCTGGCTCTCCTTCAAGCTCGGGCGTAAAAAGAGCCTGATGATTGGCGCCATTCTGTTTGTCGCCGGTTCCCTCTTCTCCGCCGCAGCCCCTAACGTGGAAGTGCTGATTGTCTCCCGAGTGCTGCTGGGCCTGGCAGTAGGTGTTGCTTCCTATACCGCACCGCTTTACCTGTCTGAAATTGCCCCGGAGAAAATTCGCGGCAGCATGATCTCCATGTATCAGCTGATGATCACCATCGGGATTCTCGGTGCTTACCTCTCCGATACCGCCTTCAGCTACAGCGGCGCATGGCGCTGGATGCTTGGGGTTATTATTATCCCGGCGATCCTGCTGCTGATCGGCGTCTTCTTCCTGCCTGACAGCCCGCGCTGGTTTGCGGCCAAACGGCGCTTTAACGATGCGGAGCGGGTGCTGCTGCGCCTGCGCGATACCAGTGAAGAAGCGAAACGCGAGCTGGACGAGATCCGCGAAAGCCTGAAGGTCAAACAGAGCGGCTGGGCGCTGTTTAAAGACAACAGCAACTTCCGCCGGGCGGTGTTCCTTGGCGTGCTGCTGCAGGTGATGCAGCAGTTCACCGGGATGAACGTCATCATGTATTACGCGCCAAAAATCTTTGAACTGGCGGGGTACAGCAACACCACCGAGCAGATGTGGGGCACGGTAATTGTTGGTCTGACCAACGTGCTGGCGACCTTTATCGCCATCGGCCTGGTGGATCGCTGGGGCCGTAAACCGACGCTGACGCTGGGCTTCCTGGTAATGGCTGTAGGCATGGGCGTGCTGGGTACGATGCTGCATGTGGGTATCGAATCCCCGACTATGCAGTACGTGGCCGTCGGGATGCTGCTGATGTTTATCGTGGGTTTTGCGATGAGCGCCGGTCCGCTGATCTGGGTGCTGTGTTCCGAGATCCAGCCGCTGAAAGGGCGTGATTTCGGCATCACCTGCTCCACCGCCACCAACTGGATCGCCAACATGATTGTCGGCGCAACCTTCCTGACCATGCTCGATACGTTTGGCAACGCCAACACCTTCTGGGTGTACGGCGGTCTGAACCTGCTGTTTATCGTGCTGACGCTGTGGCTGGTTCCTGAAACCAAACACGTGTCGCTGGAGCATATTGAACGTAACCTGATGAAAGGTCGCCCGCTGCGCGAAATCGGCGCTCACGACTGA
- the metK gene encoding methionine adenosyltransferase, with amino-acid sequence MAKHLFTSESVSEGHPDKIADQISDAVLDAILEQDPKARVACETYVKTGMVMVGGEITTSAWVDIEEITRNTVREIGYVHSDMGFDANSCAVLSAIGKQSPDINQGVDRADPLEQGAGDQGLMFGYATNETDVLMPAPITYAHRLVQRQAEVRKNGTLPWLRPDAKSQVTFQYDDGKIVGIDAVVLSTQHAEDIDQKSLQEAVMEEIIKPVLPTEWLNASTKYFINPTGRFVIGGPMGDCGLTGRKIIVDTYGGMARHGGGAFSGKDPSKVDRSAAYAARYVAKNIVAAGLADRCEIQVSYAIGVAEPTSIMVETFGTEKVSSEQLTLLVREFFDLRPYGLIQMLDLLHPIYKETAAYGHFGREHFPWEKTDKAAQLREAAGLK; translated from the coding sequence ATGGCAAAACACCTGTTTACGTCCGAGTCTGTATCAGAAGGACATCCTGATAAAATTGCTGACCAAATCTCCGATGCGGTGCTGGATGCGATCCTCGAGCAGGATCCGAAAGCGCGCGTTGCCTGCGAGACCTATGTCAAAACCGGCATGGTAATGGTTGGCGGTGAAATCACCACCAGTGCATGGGTTGATATCGAAGAGATCACCCGTAACACCGTGCGTGAGATCGGCTATGTACATTCTGATATGGGCTTTGATGCCAACTCATGCGCAGTACTGAGCGCCATTGGCAAACAGTCTCCTGACATCAACCAGGGCGTTGACCGTGCCGATCCGCTGGAACAGGGCGCAGGCGACCAGGGCCTGATGTTTGGCTACGCAACCAACGAAACCGACGTGCTGATGCCAGCGCCAATCACCTATGCTCACCGTCTGGTGCAGCGTCAGGCTGAAGTGCGTAAAAATGGCACCCTGCCGTGGCTGCGTCCGGATGCGAAAAGCCAGGTCACCTTCCAGTACGACGACGGCAAAATTGTCGGTATCGACGCGGTGGTTCTGTCTACTCAGCATGCTGAAGACATCGACCAGAAATCCCTGCAGGAAGCGGTGATGGAAGAGATCATCAAGCCGGTTCTGCCGACCGAGTGGCTGAATGCGTCGACCAAATACTTCATCAACCCAACGGGCCGCTTTGTTATCGGTGGACCAATGGGCGACTGCGGTCTGACCGGTCGTAAGATCATCGTTGATACCTACGGCGGCATGGCGCGTCACGGCGGCGGTGCTTTCTCCGGTAAAGATCCGTCTAAAGTTGACCGTTCCGCAGCCTATGCAGCACGTTACGTTGCCAAAAACATCGTTGCGGCTGGCCTGGCTGACCGCTGTGAGATTCAGGTCTCCTACGCCATCGGCGTGGCTGAGCCAACCTCCATCATGGTTGAAACCTTTGGTACCGAAAAAGTGTCCTCTGAGCAGCTGACCCTGCTGGTGCGTGAGTTCTTCGACCTGCGTCCATACGGCCTGATTCAGATGCTGGATCTGCTGCACCCAATCTACAAAGAAACCGCTGCTTACGGTCACTTTGGTCGCGAACATTTCCCATGGGAAAAAACCGACAAAGCCGCCCAGCTGCGTGAAGCTGCCGGTCTGAAATAA